A genomic region of Arachis hypogaea cultivar Tifrunner chromosome 5, arahy.Tifrunner.gnm2.J5K5, whole genome shotgun sequence contains the following coding sequences:
- the LOC112800890 gene encoding legumain: protein MAVSAVSVSSKRPMSISLLSSWMLFAVFLHTAQATRLLDSSNWDPKILLPSQLDNESAPVDDQEEEAAGTRWAVLVAGSSGFGNYRHQADVCHAYQLLKKDGLKEENIVVFMHDDIATDPLNPRPGVIINHPEGPNVYDGVPKDYTGGNVTTENLFAVLLGDKTKLKGGSGKVIDSKPNDRIFFFYSDHGGPGVLGMPNLPYLYGKDFVDVLKKKHAAKGYKEMVIYIEACESGSFVEGIMPTDLNVYVTTASNAEESSWGTYCPGMDPAPPPEYITCLGDLYSVSWMEDSQTHNLKKETVQQQYQSVKERTSNYNNYAIGSHVMEYGDTKIKADKLSLFQGFDPASINFPPNNSILPPQTPVEVVNQRDADLFFMWQRYKRLEQGAEEKAQALKEIRDTVNHRNHIDGSVKLIGTLLYGPGKSSSVLESAREHAGLPLVDDWTCLKSMVRVFESHCGSLTQYGMKHMRAFANICNSGVSEASMEEACVAACGGYEPRDLHPSNRGYSA, encoded by the exons ATGGCGGTTTCAGCTGTTTCTGTTTCCAGCAAGAGGCCAATGTCAATATCATTATTGTCCTCCTGGATGCTCTTCGCGGTGTTCTTGCACACTGCACAAGCCACCAGACTGCTGGATTCTTCCAACTGGGACCCCAAGATTCTGCTACCTTCCCAGCTGGATAATGAATCCGCTCCTgttgatgaccaagaagaagaagcagctggCACCCGATGGGCGGTTCTTGTAGCTGGTTCATCTGGCTTTGGCAATTACAGGCACCAg GCGGATGTGTGCCATGCATACCAGCTGCTTAAAAAGGATGGCCTGAAAGAAGAGAACATAGTGGTGTTTATGCACGATGACATTGCTACTGACCCCTTGAATCCTAGACCTGGTGTCATCATTAACCATCCAGAGGGACCTAATGTCTATGACGGAGTCCCCAAG GATTACACCGGTGGGAACGTGACAACAGAGAACCTGTTTGCTGTACTTCTTGGGGACAAGACTAAACTCAAGGGTGGAAGTGGCAAAGTAATTGACAGCAAACCCAATGACAGgatattcttcttctactctgaTCATGGAGGCCCGGGAGTCCTTG GGATGCCAAACTTGCCATACCTGTATGGGAAGGATTTTGTTGACGTGTTGAAGAAGAAGCATGCTGCTAAGGGTTACAAGGAGATG GTTATATATATAGAAGCTTGCGAAAGTGGGAGCTTCGTTGAGGGTATTATGCCAACTGATTTGAACGTTTATGTGACAACTGCATCCAATGCAGAAGAGAGTAGTTGGGGAACTTATTGCCCTGGGATGGATCCTGCTCCACCCCCAGAGTACATCACTTGTCTTGGTGATTTGTACAGCGTGTCTTGGATGGAAGACAG CCAGACTCACAATCTTAAAAAAGAAACTGTGCAGCAACAATATCAATCG GTGAAGGAACGGACTTCTAATTATAACAACTATGCGATTGGTTCTCATGTGATGGAGTATGGTGATACCAAAATCAAAGCTGATAAGCTCTCTCTCTTTCAAGGCTTCGATCCTGCATCCATCAACTTCCCTCCAAACAACAGCATCCTACCACCACAGACCCCTGTTGAAGTTGTTAACCAGAGAGATGCAGATCTTTTCTTCATGTGGCAAAgg TACAAGAGATTGGAGCAGGGAGCAGAAGAAAAGGCACAAGCCCTGAAGGAGATTAGAGACACAGTGAATCACAGGAATCATATAGATGGCAGTGTGAAATTGATTGGTACTTTGCTGTATGGACCTGGAAAATCATCCTCAGTTCTGGAATCAGCGAGGGAACATGCTGGTCTGCCTCTTGTTGATGACTGGACATGCTTAAAATCAATG GTTCGAGTGTTTGAAAGTCACTGTGGATCATTGACTCAATACGGCATGAAACACATGAGAGCATTCGCGAATATTTGCAACAGCGGTGTCTCTGAAGCATCCATGGAGGAGGCTTGTGTAGCAGCTTGTGGAGGATATGAGCCTCGCGATTTACATCCATCAAATAGAGGCTATAGTGCTTGA